In Harpia harpyja isolate bHarHar1 chromosome 12, bHarHar1 primary haplotype, whole genome shotgun sequence, a single window of DNA contains:
- the MLF1 gene encoding myeloid leukemia factor 1 isoform X1 has translation MSRERLRCPGENEGVMCLGSARKLIGRKTSDPFAAHHEYMRQMMRSFSDPFGRDPFLSITDGGERTVDRRARQDSQVALRGNHRATSCSLMPFAGFGRVQDADFGEPFFAMDRMMSNMRNSMLEMQRKFDDLSIHPDAHTFSSSSVMTYSKIGDEPPKVFQASAQTRTAPGGVKETRKALKDSESGLEKMAIGHHINDRAHVIKKSKNSKTGDEEMNQEFINLDETDAQTFDEEWQKEIMKFKPSRTRFTLEAPKYRSIHHIPKEVRREKPLAVAGSREPRVSLENLNVKGTHVPIKSSKK, from the exons ATGTCACGGGAAAGGCTGCGGTGTCCTGGAGAGAATGAGGGTGTGATGTGTCTGGGGAGTGCCAGGAAATTGATAGGAAGGAAGACAAG CGATCCTTTTGCTGCACACCATGAATATATGCGGCAGATGATGAGAAGCTTTTCTGATCCTTTTGGACGAGATCCATTTCTCAGTATAACAGATGGTGGGGAGAGAACAGTAGATCGAAGAGCACGCCAGGACTCTCAGGTTGCTCTAAGAGGAAATCACAGA GCAACAAGCTGCTCCCTCATGCCCTTTGCAGGCTTTGGTAGAGTG CAGGATGCAGATTTTGGGGAACCTTTTTTTGCAATGGACAGGATGATGTCAAATATGAGAAACAGTATGctggaaatgcaaagaaaattt GATGACCTGTCCATCCATCCAGATGCACACACATTCAGCTCCTCCTCTGTGATGACATACTCCAAAATAGGGGATGAACCACCAAAAGTTTTCCAAGCTTCAGCTCAGACACGCACAGCTCCAGGAGGT GTTAAGGAGACAAGAAAAGCACTTAAGGATTCTGAAAGTGGACTGGAAAAAATGGCTATTGGTCATCATATTAACGATCGTGCCCATGTCATTAAAAAGTCAAAGAACAGCAAGACTGGTGATGAAGAAATGAACCAAGAATTCATCAACCTGGATGAAA CTGATGCCCAGACCTTTGATGAAGAGTGGCAGAAAGAGATTATGAAGTTCAAGCCATCTAGAACTAGATTCACTTTAGAAGCTCCAAAATACAGAAGTATTCATCACATACCCAAGGAAGTAAGGAG AGAGAAACCACTTGCGGTTGCAGGTTCCAGGGAGCCCAGAGTTTCTTTGGAGAATCTCAATGTGAAAGGAACACATGTCCCcatcaaaagcagcaaaaaataa
- the MLF1 gene encoding myeloid leukemia factor 1 isoform X7 — MFGGLGRCFEEDPFFRDPFAAHHEYMRQMMRSFSDPFGRDPFLSITDGGERTVDRRARQDSQVALRGNHRDADFGEPFFAMDRMMSNMRNSMLEMQRKFDDLSIHPDAHTFSSSSVMTYSKIGDEPPKVFQASAQTRTAPGGVKETRKALKDSESGLEKMAIGHHINDRAHVIKKSKNSKTGDEEMNQEFINLDETDAQTFDEEWQKEIMKFKPSRTRFTLEAPKYRSIHHIPKEVRREKPLAVAGSREPRVSLENLNVKGTHVPIKSSKK, encoded by the exons ATGTTCGGGGGCCTGGGGCGATGCTTCGAGGAGGATCCCTTCTTCCG CGATCCTTTTGCTGCACACCATGAATATATGCGGCAGATGATGAGAAGCTTTTCTGATCCTTTTGGACGAGATCCATTTCTCAGTATAACAGATGGTGGGGAGAGAACAGTAGATCGAAGAGCACGCCAGGACTCTCAGGTTGCTCTAAGAGGAAATCACAGA GATGCAGATTTTGGGGAACCTTTTTTTGCAATGGACAGGATGATGTCAAATATGAGAAACAGTATGctggaaatgcaaagaaaattt GATGACCTGTCCATCCATCCAGATGCACACACATTCAGCTCCTCCTCTGTGATGACATACTCCAAAATAGGGGATGAACCACCAAAAGTTTTCCAAGCTTCAGCTCAGACACGCACAGCTCCAGGAGGT GTTAAGGAGACAAGAAAAGCACTTAAGGATTCTGAAAGTGGACTGGAAAAAATGGCTATTGGTCATCATATTAACGATCGTGCCCATGTCATTAAAAAGTCAAAGAACAGCAAGACTGGTGATGAAGAAATGAACCAAGAATTCATCAACCTGGATGAAA CTGATGCCCAGACCTTTGATGAAGAGTGGCAGAAAGAGATTATGAAGTTCAAGCCATCTAGAACTAGATTCACTTTAGAAGCTCCAAAATACAGAAGTATTCATCACATACCCAAGGAAGTAAGGAG AGAGAAACCACTTGCGGTTGCAGGTTCCAGGGAGCCCAGAGTTTCTTTGGAGAATCTCAATGTGAAAGGAACACATGTCCCcatcaaaagcagcaaaaaataa
- the MLF1 gene encoding myeloid leukemia factor 1 isoform X6, protein MFGGLGRCFEEDPFFRDPFAAHHEYMRQMMRSFSDPFGRDPFLSITDGGERTVDRRARQDSQVALRGNHRQDADFGEPFFAMDRMMSNMRNSMLEMQRKFDDLSIHPDAHTFSSSSVMTYSKIGDEPPKVFQASAQTRTAPGGVKETRKALKDSESGLEKMAIGHHINDRAHVIKKSKNSKTGDEEMNQEFINLDETDAQTFDEEWQKEIMKFKPSRTRFTLEAPKYRSIHHIPKEVRREKPLAVAGSREPRVSLENLNVKGTHVPIKSSKK, encoded by the exons ATGTTCGGGGGCCTGGGGCGATGCTTCGAGGAGGATCCCTTCTTCCG CGATCCTTTTGCTGCACACCATGAATATATGCGGCAGATGATGAGAAGCTTTTCTGATCCTTTTGGACGAGATCCATTTCTCAGTATAACAGATGGTGGGGAGAGAACAGTAGATCGAAGAGCACGCCAGGACTCTCAGGTTGCTCTAAGAGGAAATCACAGA CAGGATGCAGATTTTGGGGAACCTTTTTTTGCAATGGACAGGATGATGTCAAATATGAGAAACAGTATGctggaaatgcaaagaaaattt GATGACCTGTCCATCCATCCAGATGCACACACATTCAGCTCCTCCTCTGTGATGACATACTCCAAAATAGGGGATGAACCACCAAAAGTTTTCCAAGCTTCAGCTCAGACACGCACAGCTCCAGGAGGT GTTAAGGAGACAAGAAAAGCACTTAAGGATTCTGAAAGTGGACTGGAAAAAATGGCTATTGGTCATCATATTAACGATCGTGCCCATGTCATTAAAAAGTCAAAGAACAGCAAGACTGGTGATGAAGAAATGAACCAAGAATTCATCAACCTGGATGAAA CTGATGCCCAGACCTTTGATGAAGAGTGGCAGAAAGAGATTATGAAGTTCAAGCCATCTAGAACTAGATTCACTTTAGAAGCTCCAAAATACAGAAGTATTCATCACATACCCAAGGAAGTAAGGAG AGAGAAACCACTTGCGGTTGCAGGTTCCAGGGAGCCCAGAGTTTCTTTGGAGAATCTCAATGTGAAAGGAACACATGTCCCcatcaaaagcagcaaaaaataa
- the MLF1 gene encoding myeloid leukemia factor 1 isoform X3: MFGGLGRCFEEDPFFRDPFAAHHEYMRQMMRSFSDPFGRDPFLSITDGGERTVDRRARQDSQVALRGNHRATSCSLMPFAGFGRVQDADFGEPFFAMDRMMSNMRNSMLEMQRKFDDLSIHPDAHTFSSSSVMTYSKIGDEPPKVFQASAQTRTAPGGVKETRKALKDSESGLEKMAIGHHINDRAHVIKKSKNSKTGDEEMNQEFINLDETDAQTFDEEWQKEIMKFKPSRTRFTLEAPKYRSIHHIPKEVRREKPLAVAGSREPRVSLENLNVKGTHVPIKSSKK, encoded by the exons ATGTTCGGGGGCCTGGGGCGATGCTTCGAGGAGGATCCCTTCTTCCG CGATCCTTTTGCTGCACACCATGAATATATGCGGCAGATGATGAGAAGCTTTTCTGATCCTTTTGGACGAGATCCATTTCTCAGTATAACAGATGGTGGGGAGAGAACAGTAGATCGAAGAGCACGCCAGGACTCTCAGGTTGCTCTAAGAGGAAATCACAGA GCAACAAGCTGCTCCCTCATGCCCTTTGCAGGCTTTGGTAGAGTG CAGGATGCAGATTTTGGGGAACCTTTTTTTGCAATGGACAGGATGATGTCAAATATGAGAAACAGTATGctggaaatgcaaagaaaattt GATGACCTGTCCATCCATCCAGATGCACACACATTCAGCTCCTCCTCTGTGATGACATACTCCAAAATAGGGGATGAACCACCAAAAGTTTTCCAAGCTTCAGCTCAGACACGCACAGCTCCAGGAGGT GTTAAGGAGACAAGAAAAGCACTTAAGGATTCTGAAAGTGGACTGGAAAAAATGGCTATTGGTCATCATATTAACGATCGTGCCCATGTCATTAAAAAGTCAAAGAACAGCAAGACTGGTGATGAAGAAATGAACCAAGAATTCATCAACCTGGATGAAA CTGATGCCCAGACCTTTGATGAAGAGTGGCAGAAAGAGATTATGAAGTTCAAGCCATCTAGAACTAGATTCACTTTAGAAGCTCCAAAATACAGAAGTATTCATCACATACCCAAGGAAGTAAGGAG AGAGAAACCACTTGCGGTTGCAGGTTCCAGGGAGCCCAGAGTTTCTTTGGAGAATCTCAATGTGAAAGGAACACATGTCCCcatcaaaagcagcaaaaaataa
- the MLF1 gene encoding myeloid leukemia factor 1 isoform X10, which produces MRQMMRSFSDPFGRDPFLSITDGGERTVDRRARQDSQVALRGNHRATSCSLMPFAGFGRVQDADFGEPFFAMDRMMSNMRNSMLEMQRKFDDLSIHPDAHTFSSSSVMTYSKIGDEPPKVFQASAQTRTAPGGVKETRKALKDSESGLEKMAIGHHINDRAHVIKKSKNSKTGDEEMNQEFINLDETDAQTFDEEWQKEIMKFKPSRTRFTLEAPKYRSIHHIPKEVRREKPLAVAGSREPRVSLENLNVKGTHVPIKSSKK; this is translated from the exons ATGCGGCAGATGATGAGAAGCTTTTCTGATCCTTTTGGACGAGATCCATTTCTCAGTATAACAGATGGTGGGGAGAGAACAGTAGATCGAAGAGCACGCCAGGACTCTCAGGTTGCTCTAAGAGGAAATCACAGA GCAACAAGCTGCTCCCTCATGCCCTTTGCAGGCTTTGGTAGAGTG CAGGATGCAGATTTTGGGGAACCTTTTTTTGCAATGGACAGGATGATGTCAAATATGAGAAACAGTATGctggaaatgcaaagaaaattt GATGACCTGTCCATCCATCCAGATGCACACACATTCAGCTCCTCCTCTGTGATGACATACTCCAAAATAGGGGATGAACCACCAAAAGTTTTCCAAGCTTCAGCTCAGACACGCACAGCTCCAGGAGGT GTTAAGGAGACAAGAAAAGCACTTAAGGATTCTGAAAGTGGACTGGAAAAAATGGCTATTGGTCATCATATTAACGATCGTGCCCATGTCATTAAAAAGTCAAAGAACAGCAAGACTGGTGATGAAGAAATGAACCAAGAATTCATCAACCTGGATGAAA CTGATGCCCAGACCTTTGATGAAGAGTGGCAGAAAGAGATTATGAAGTTCAAGCCATCTAGAACTAGATTCACTTTAGAAGCTCCAAAATACAGAAGTATTCATCACATACCCAAGGAAGTAAGGAG AGAGAAACCACTTGCGGTTGCAGGTTCCAGGGAGCCCAGAGTTTCTTTGGAGAATCTCAATGTGAAAGGAACACATGTCCCcatcaaaagcagcaaaaaataa
- the MLF1 gene encoding myeloid leukemia factor 1 isoform X8, whose product MRQMMRSFSDPFGRDPFLSITDGGERTVDRRARQDSQVALRGNHRQDADFGEPFFAMDRMMSNMRNSMLEMQRKFDDLSIHPDAHTFSSSSVMTYSKIGDEPPKVFQASAQTRTAPGGVKETRKALKDSESGLEKMAIGHHINDRAHVIKKSKNSKTGDEEMNQEFINLDETDAQTFDEEWQKEIMKFKPSRTRFTLEAPKYRSIHHIPKEVRREKPLAVAGSREPRVSLENLNVKGTHVPIKSSKK is encoded by the exons ATGCGGCAGATGATGAGAAGCTTTTCTGATCCTTTTGGACGAGATCCATTTCTCAGTATAACAGATGGTGGGGAGAGAACAGTAGATCGAAGAGCACGCCAGGACTCTCAGGTTGCTCTAAGAGGAAATCACAGA CAGGATGCAGATTTTGGGGAACCTTTTTTTGCAATGGACAGGATGATGTCAAATATGAGAAACAGTATGctggaaatgcaaagaaaattt GATGACCTGTCCATCCATCCAGATGCACACACATTCAGCTCCTCCTCTGTGATGACATACTCCAAAATAGGGGATGAACCACCAAAAGTTTTCCAAGCTTCAGCTCAGACACGCACAGCTCCAGGAGGT GTTAAGGAGACAAGAAAAGCACTTAAGGATTCTGAAAGTGGACTGGAAAAAATGGCTATTGGTCATCATATTAACGATCGTGCCCATGTCATTAAAAAGTCAAAGAACAGCAAGACTGGTGATGAAGAAATGAACCAAGAATTCATCAACCTGGATGAAA CTGATGCCCAGACCTTTGATGAAGAGTGGCAGAAAGAGATTATGAAGTTCAAGCCATCTAGAACTAGATTCACTTTAGAAGCTCCAAAATACAGAAGTATTCATCACATACCCAAGGAAGTAAGGAG AGAGAAACCACTTGCGGTTGCAGGTTCCAGGGAGCCCAGAGTTTCTTTGGAGAATCTCAATGTGAAAGGAACACATGTCCCcatcaaaagcagcaaaaaataa
- the MLF1 gene encoding myeloid leukemia factor 1 isoform X4 yields the protein MSRERLRCPGENEGVMCLGSARKLIGRKTSDPFAAHHEYMRQMMRSFSDPFGRDPFLSITDGGERTVDRRARQDSQVALRGNHRQDADFGEPFFAMDRMMSNMRNSMLEMQRKFDDLSIHPDAHTFSSSSVMTYSKIGDEPPKVFQASAQTRTAPGGVKETRKALKDSESGLEKMAIGHHINDRAHVIKKSKNSKTGDEEMNQEFINLDETDAQTFDEEWQKEIMKFKPSRTRFTLEAPKYRSIHHIPKEVRREKPLAVAGSREPRVSLENLNVKGTHVPIKSSKK from the exons ATGTCACGGGAAAGGCTGCGGTGTCCTGGAGAGAATGAGGGTGTGATGTGTCTGGGGAGTGCCAGGAAATTGATAGGAAGGAAGACAAG CGATCCTTTTGCTGCACACCATGAATATATGCGGCAGATGATGAGAAGCTTTTCTGATCCTTTTGGACGAGATCCATTTCTCAGTATAACAGATGGTGGGGAGAGAACAGTAGATCGAAGAGCACGCCAGGACTCTCAGGTTGCTCTAAGAGGAAATCACAGA CAGGATGCAGATTTTGGGGAACCTTTTTTTGCAATGGACAGGATGATGTCAAATATGAGAAACAGTATGctggaaatgcaaagaaaattt GATGACCTGTCCATCCATCCAGATGCACACACATTCAGCTCCTCCTCTGTGATGACATACTCCAAAATAGGGGATGAACCACCAAAAGTTTTCCAAGCTTCAGCTCAGACACGCACAGCTCCAGGAGGT GTTAAGGAGACAAGAAAAGCACTTAAGGATTCTGAAAGTGGACTGGAAAAAATGGCTATTGGTCATCATATTAACGATCGTGCCCATGTCATTAAAAAGTCAAAGAACAGCAAGACTGGTGATGAAGAAATGAACCAAGAATTCATCAACCTGGATGAAA CTGATGCCCAGACCTTTGATGAAGAGTGGCAGAAAGAGATTATGAAGTTCAAGCCATCTAGAACTAGATTCACTTTAGAAGCTCCAAAATACAGAAGTATTCATCACATACCCAAGGAAGTAAGGAG AGAGAAACCACTTGCGGTTGCAGGTTCCAGGGAGCCCAGAGTTTCTTTGGAGAATCTCAATGTGAAAGGAACACATGTCCCcatcaaaagcagcaaaaaataa
- the MLF1 gene encoding myeloid leukemia factor 1 isoform X2, with translation MSRERLRCPGENEGVMCLGSARKLIGRKTSDPFAAHHEYMRQMMRSFSDPFGRDPFLSITDGGERTVDRRARQDSQVALRGNHRATSCSLMPFAGFGRVDADFGEPFFAMDRMMSNMRNSMLEMQRKFDDLSIHPDAHTFSSSSVMTYSKIGDEPPKVFQASAQTRTAPGGVKETRKALKDSESGLEKMAIGHHINDRAHVIKKSKNSKTGDEEMNQEFINLDETDAQTFDEEWQKEIMKFKPSRTRFTLEAPKYRSIHHIPKEVRREKPLAVAGSREPRVSLENLNVKGTHVPIKSSKK, from the exons ATGTCACGGGAAAGGCTGCGGTGTCCTGGAGAGAATGAGGGTGTGATGTGTCTGGGGAGTGCCAGGAAATTGATAGGAAGGAAGACAAG CGATCCTTTTGCTGCACACCATGAATATATGCGGCAGATGATGAGAAGCTTTTCTGATCCTTTTGGACGAGATCCATTTCTCAGTATAACAGATGGTGGGGAGAGAACAGTAGATCGAAGAGCACGCCAGGACTCTCAGGTTGCTCTAAGAGGAAATCACAGA GCAACAAGCTGCTCCCTCATGCCCTTTGCAGGCTTTGGTAGAGTG GATGCAGATTTTGGGGAACCTTTTTTTGCAATGGACAGGATGATGTCAAATATGAGAAACAGTATGctggaaatgcaaagaaaattt GATGACCTGTCCATCCATCCAGATGCACACACATTCAGCTCCTCCTCTGTGATGACATACTCCAAAATAGGGGATGAACCACCAAAAGTTTTCCAAGCTTCAGCTCAGACACGCACAGCTCCAGGAGGT GTTAAGGAGACAAGAAAAGCACTTAAGGATTCTGAAAGTGGACTGGAAAAAATGGCTATTGGTCATCATATTAACGATCGTGCCCATGTCATTAAAAAGTCAAAGAACAGCAAGACTGGTGATGAAGAAATGAACCAAGAATTCATCAACCTGGATGAAA CTGATGCCCAGACCTTTGATGAAGAGTGGCAGAAAGAGATTATGAAGTTCAAGCCATCTAGAACTAGATTCACTTTAGAAGCTCCAAAATACAGAAGTATTCATCACATACCCAAGGAAGTAAGGAG AGAGAAACCACTTGCGGTTGCAGGTTCCAGGGAGCCCAGAGTTTCTTTGGAGAATCTCAATGTGAAAGGAACACATGTCCCcatcaaaagcagcaaaaaataa
- the MLF1 gene encoding myeloid leukemia factor 1 isoform X5, translating to MSRERLRCPGENEGVMCLGSARKLIGRKTSDPFAAHHEYMRQMMRSFSDPFGRDPFLSITDGGERTVDRRARQDSQVALRGNHRDADFGEPFFAMDRMMSNMRNSMLEMQRKFDDLSIHPDAHTFSSSSVMTYSKIGDEPPKVFQASAQTRTAPGGVKETRKALKDSESGLEKMAIGHHINDRAHVIKKSKNSKTGDEEMNQEFINLDETDAQTFDEEWQKEIMKFKPSRTRFTLEAPKYRSIHHIPKEVRREKPLAVAGSREPRVSLENLNVKGTHVPIKSSKK from the exons ATGTCACGGGAAAGGCTGCGGTGTCCTGGAGAGAATGAGGGTGTGATGTGTCTGGGGAGTGCCAGGAAATTGATAGGAAGGAAGACAAG CGATCCTTTTGCTGCACACCATGAATATATGCGGCAGATGATGAGAAGCTTTTCTGATCCTTTTGGACGAGATCCATTTCTCAGTATAACAGATGGTGGGGAGAGAACAGTAGATCGAAGAGCACGCCAGGACTCTCAGGTTGCTCTAAGAGGAAATCACAGA GATGCAGATTTTGGGGAACCTTTTTTTGCAATGGACAGGATGATGTCAAATATGAGAAACAGTATGctggaaatgcaaagaaaattt GATGACCTGTCCATCCATCCAGATGCACACACATTCAGCTCCTCCTCTGTGATGACATACTCCAAAATAGGGGATGAACCACCAAAAGTTTTCCAAGCTTCAGCTCAGACACGCACAGCTCCAGGAGGT GTTAAGGAGACAAGAAAAGCACTTAAGGATTCTGAAAGTGGACTGGAAAAAATGGCTATTGGTCATCATATTAACGATCGTGCCCATGTCATTAAAAAGTCAAAGAACAGCAAGACTGGTGATGAAGAAATGAACCAAGAATTCATCAACCTGGATGAAA CTGATGCCCAGACCTTTGATGAAGAGTGGCAGAAAGAGATTATGAAGTTCAAGCCATCTAGAACTAGATTCACTTTAGAAGCTCCAAAATACAGAAGTATTCATCACATACCCAAGGAAGTAAGGAG AGAGAAACCACTTGCGGTTGCAGGTTCCAGGGAGCCCAGAGTTTCTTTGGAGAATCTCAATGTGAAAGGAACACATGTCCCcatcaaaagcagcaaaaaataa
- the MLF1 gene encoding myeloid leukemia factor 1 isoform X9, translating into MRQMMRSFSDPFGRDPFLSITDGGERTVDRRARQDSQVALRGNHRDADFGEPFFAMDRMMSNMRNSMLEMQRKFDDLSIHPDAHTFSSSSVMTYSKIGDEPPKVFQASAQTRTAPGGVKETRKALKDSESGLEKMAIGHHINDRAHVIKKSKNSKTGDEEMNQEFINLDETDAQTFDEEWQKEIMKFKPSRTRFTLEAPKYRSIHHIPKEVRREKPLAVAGSREPRVSLENLNVKGTHVPIKSSKK; encoded by the exons ATGCGGCAGATGATGAGAAGCTTTTCTGATCCTTTTGGACGAGATCCATTTCTCAGTATAACAGATGGTGGGGAGAGAACAGTAGATCGAAGAGCACGCCAGGACTCTCAGGTTGCTCTAAGAGGAAATCACAGA GATGCAGATTTTGGGGAACCTTTTTTTGCAATGGACAGGATGATGTCAAATATGAGAAACAGTATGctggaaatgcaaagaaaattt GATGACCTGTCCATCCATCCAGATGCACACACATTCAGCTCCTCCTCTGTGATGACATACTCCAAAATAGGGGATGAACCACCAAAAGTTTTCCAAGCTTCAGCTCAGACACGCACAGCTCCAGGAGGT GTTAAGGAGACAAGAAAAGCACTTAAGGATTCTGAAAGTGGACTGGAAAAAATGGCTATTGGTCATCATATTAACGATCGTGCCCATGTCATTAAAAAGTCAAAGAACAGCAAGACTGGTGATGAAGAAATGAACCAAGAATTCATCAACCTGGATGAAA CTGATGCCCAGACCTTTGATGAAGAGTGGCAGAAAGAGATTATGAAGTTCAAGCCATCTAGAACTAGATTCACTTTAGAAGCTCCAAAATACAGAAGTATTCATCACATACCCAAGGAAGTAAGGAG AGAGAAACCACTTGCGGTTGCAGGTTCCAGGGAGCCCAGAGTTTCTTTGGAGAATCTCAATGTGAAAGGAACACATGTCCCcatcaaaagcagcaaaaaataa